Proteins from one Parasteatoda tepidariorum isolate YZ-2023 chromosome 4, CAS_Ptep_4.0, whole genome shotgun sequence genomic window:
- the LOC107452147 gene encoding RNA/RNP complex-1-interacting phosphatase, which translates to MARGRRKLPDRWLDYHPIKNVLPVLKIVPFKTPLPSQIFYPELLRDHRWTPYDLMDCLRDQGWNLGLIVDFTNKFPAYYDPEEFIRNGVSFVKIACVGHDVPKDEYFQKFCEVMEQFLQHESQNNRVVGVHCTHGINRTGYIVCRYLIEKCGYNPDHAISTFAEIRGYPIERENYIEALHNL; encoded by the coding sequence ATGGCACGCGGCAGGAGAAAGTTACCTGATCGTTGGTTAGATTACCACCCTATCAAAAATGTATTGCCCGTTCTCAAAATAGTTCCTTTTAAAACACCGTTACCCTCTCAAATATTTTACCCTGAACTCTTAAGAGATCATCGTTGGACTCCATACGATTTAATGGACTGCTTGCGCGACCAAGGTTGGAACTTGGGCCTTATTGTtgatttcacaaataaatttccAGCATATTATGATCCTGAAGAGTTTATTCGAAATGGggtaagttttgtaaaaatagcaTGTGTTGGTCATGATGTTCCCAAAGacgaatattttcaaaagttctgTGAAGTTATGGAACAGTTTTTGCAACATGAAAGTCAAAATAATCGTGTAGTTGGAGTGCACTGTACCCATGGAATTAACCGAACTGGTTATATTGTCTGTCGATATCTCATTGAGAAATGCGGTTACAATCCTGATCATGCGATTTCAACTTTTGCGGAAATCAGAGGATATCCAATTGAAAGAGAGAATTACATTGAGGCGTtacataatttgtaa